A single window of Narcine bancroftii isolate sNarBan1 chromosome 1, sNarBan1.hap1, whole genome shotgun sequence DNA harbors:
- the LOC138754216 gene encoding LOW QUALITY PROTEIN: golgin subfamily A member 6-like protein 6 (The sequence of the model RefSeq protein was modified relative to this genomic sequence to represent the inferred CDS: substituted 5 bases at 5 genomic stop codons), with protein sequence MKRSCRRSSDDKRSSGSKELQEEQRRQEEEQRRQEEEQRRQEEEQRRQEEEQRRQEEEQRRQEEEQRRQEEEQRRQEEEQRRQEEEQRRQEEEQRRQEEEQRRQEEEQRRQEEEQRRQEEEQRRQEEEQRRQEEEQRRQEEEQRRQEEEQRRQEEEQRRQEEEQRRQEEEQRRQEEEQRRQEEEQRRQEEEQRRQEEEQRRQEEEQRRQEEEQRRQEEEQRRQEEEQRRQEEEQRRQEEEQRRQEEEQRRQEEEQRRQEEEQRRQEEEQRRQEEEQRRQEEEQRRQEEEQRRQEEEQRRQEEEQRRQEEEQRRQEEEQRRQEEEQRRQEEEQRRQEEEQRRQEEEQRRQEEEQRRQEEEQQEEQXXQEEGQQWQKEELQEEQRXQAEVLQEEQXXQAEEQLRMEEKDQKSNKKQLELDKKIAANEARSQDLESSMVSGAQNKLLKTLQQLL encoded by the coding sequence ATGAAGaggagctgcaggaggagcagtGATGACAAGAGGAGCAGCGGCagcaaggagctgcaggaggagcagcGGCGGCAAGAAGAGGAGCAGCGGCGGCAGGAAGAGGAGCAGCGGCGGCAGGAAGAGGAGCAGCGACGGCAGGAAGAGGAGCAGCGACGGCAGGAAGAGGAGCAGCGACGGCAGGAAGAGGAGCAGCGACGGCAGGAAGAGGAGCAGCGACGGCAGGAAGAGGAGCAGCGACGGCAGGAAGAGGAGCAGCGACGGCAGGAAGAGGAGCAGCGACGGCAGGAAGAGGAGCAGCGACGGCAGGAAGAGGAGCAGCGACGGCAGGAAGAGGAGCAGCGACGGCAGGAAGAGGAGCAGCGACGGCAGGAAGAGGAGCAGCGACGGCAGGAAGAGGAGCAGCGACGGCAGGAAGAGGAGCAGCGACGGCAGGAAGAGGAGCAGCGACGGCAGGAAGAGGAGCAGCGACGGCAGGAAGAGGAGCAGCGACGGCAGGAAGAGGAGCAGCGACGGCAGGAAGAGGAGCAGCGACGGCAGGAAGAGGAGCAGCGACGGCAGGAAGAGGAGCAGCGACGGCAGGAAGAGGAGCAGCGACGGCAGGAAGAGGAGCAGCGACGGCAGGAAGAGGAGCAGCGACGGCAGGAAGAGGAGCAGCGACGGCAGGAAGAGGAGCAGCGACGGCAGGAAGAGGAGCAGCGACGGCAGGAAGAGGAGCAGCGACGGCAGGAAGAGGAGCAGCGACGGCAGGAAGAGGAGCAGCGACGGCAGGAAGAGGAGCAGCGACGGCAGGAAGAGGAGCAGCGACGGCAGGAAGAGGAGCAGCGACGGCAGGAAGAGGAGCAGCGACGGCAGGAAGAGGAGCAGCGACGGCAGGAAGAGGAGCAGCGACGGCAGGAAGAGGAGCAGCGACGGCAGGAAGAGGAGCAGCGACGGCAGGAAGAGGAGCAGCGACGGCAGGAAGAGGAGCAGCGACGGCAGGAAGAGGAGCAGCGACGGCAGGAAGAGGAGCAGCGACGGCAGGAAGAGGAGCAGCGACGGCAGGAAGAGGAGCAGCGACGGCAGGAAGAGGAGCAGCAGGAGGAGCAGTGATGACAAGAAGAGGGGCAGCAATGGCAAAAAGaggagctgcaggaggagcagcGATGACAAGCAGAGGTGCTGCAGGAGGAGCAGTGATGACAAGCAGAGGAACAGCTAAGAATGGAGGAAAAGGACCAAAAAAGCAATAAAAAGCAACTAGAACTGGACAAAAAAATTGCTGCTAATGAGGCCAGGTCACAGGACCTAGAAAGTTCAATGGTATCTGGTGCtcaaaataaattattgaaaacattgcaacAGCTACTatag